In Mycobacterium sp. Aquia_216, a genomic segment contains:
- the dtd gene encoding D-aminoacyl-tRNA deacylase: protein MRVLVQRVSSAAVSVDGELAGAIRPESQGLLAFVGVTHGDDPDKARRLAEKLWNLRILADERSAADIAAPILVVSQFTLYADTAKGRRPSWNAAAPGAVAEPLVAAFAEALRGLGAHVETGVFGANMQVELVNDGPVTVFLEL, encoded by the coding sequence ATGCGGGTTCTGGTGCAACGGGTCTCGTCGGCGGCGGTGTCTGTCGATGGCGAACTGGCGGGTGCCATCCGGCCCGAAAGCCAGGGATTGCTGGCGTTTGTCGGCGTCACCCACGGCGATGACCCCGACAAGGCACGCCGCCTCGCCGAAAAGCTGTGGAACCTACGCATTCTCGCCGACGAACGCTCCGCGGCCGATATCGCGGCGCCGATCCTGGTCGTCAGCCAGTTCACGCTCTACGCCGACACCGCGAAGGGCCGCCGGCCGTCCTGGAACGCTGCCGCTCCCGGGGCGGTCGCCGAACCCCTGGTTGCGGCGTTCGCGGAGGCGTTGCGCGGGTTGGGCGCACACGTCGAGACCGGCGTGTTCGGGGCGAACATGCAGGTCGAATTGGTCAACGACGGACCGGTGACGGTGTTTCTCGAGCTCTGA
- a CDS encoding FAD-dependent oxidoreductase, which produces MVNAQQIVVVGAGVSGLTSAICLAEAGWPVRVWTAALPQQTTSVVAGAVWAPPRPAERATKTLAWTEYSLGVFRDLAANPDTGVQLAPALSVGELTATEAMSSAAQLIPELRPVEPSELPEGFRAGFRATMPMVDMPHYLDYLTRRLAAAGCELEEHPVQSLAEATDAAPIVINCSGLGARTLVGDDTVRPLFGQHVVLANPGLRQLFLEINNGPEWVCYFPHPQRVVCGGISIPDRWDTAAEPDITERIVARCRRIEPRLGDAEVIETITGLRPDRPSVRLEAEPLGRARCIHNYGHGGNGVTLSWGCARDVVRLVSPDR; this is translated from the coding sequence GTGGTCAATGCGCAGCAGATTGTCGTCGTCGGTGCCGGAGTCAGCGGACTGACCTCGGCCATTTGTCTGGCTGAAGCCGGCTGGCCGGTCCGGGTGTGGACCGCCGCCCTGCCACAGCAGACGACTTCAGTAGTTGCCGGTGCGGTGTGGGCCCCGCCGCGGCCGGCCGAACGCGCCACCAAAACATTGGCGTGGACCGAATATTCGCTGGGAGTGTTTCGTGACCTGGCCGCCAATCCCGACACCGGGGTACAACTGGCGCCCGCGCTCAGCGTCGGCGAATTGACCGCGACCGAGGCGATGTCGTCGGCGGCGCAGCTGATCCCTGAACTGCGGCCGGTCGAGCCTTCCGAGCTTCCGGAGGGCTTTCGGGCCGGTTTTCGCGCGACCATGCCGATGGTCGACATGCCGCACTACCTCGACTACCTGACGCGGCGACTTGCCGCGGCCGGCTGCGAGCTCGAGGAACACCCCGTGCAGTCATTGGCCGAGGCCACCGACGCGGCACCGATTGTGATCAACTGTTCGGGTCTCGGCGCCCGAACGCTGGTGGGCGACGACACGGTGCGGCCATTGTTCGGCCAGCATGTTGTGCTCGCCAATCCCGGTCTGCGGCAACTGTTTTTGGAGATCAACAACGGCCCGGAATGGGTCTGCTACTTCCCGCACCCACAGCGGGTGGTGTGTGGCGGGATCAGCATCCCGGATCGCTGGGACACCGCGGCCGAGCCCGACATCACCGAGCGCATCGTGGCGCGCTGCCGCCGGATCGAACCGAGGCTCGGCGACGCTGAGGTGATCGAAACGATTACCGGGCTGCGCCCCGATCGTCCCTCGGTGCGTTTGGAAGCCGAGCCGCTCGGGCGGGCACGCTGCATCCACAACTACGGCCACGGCGGTAACGGCGTGACCCTGTCCTGGGGTTGCGCGCGCGATGTAGTGCGCTTGGTCAGCCCTGATCGCTGA
- a CDS encoding anti-sigma factor antagonist yields MDTAEIGIAGPNNGSYLGHPPSGLHTVTKRAGSSVVVHVGGDIDASNEGAWQDVLSRGAAETVAPGPFVIDVCDLDFMGSCGYAALAHEAALCRNRGVTLRLVTSQPIVARTIAACGLRPLLPTYATVETALAPVSDQG; encoded by the coding sequence ATGGACACTGCCGAAATTGGAATCGCAGGGCCCAACAACGGGTCGTATCTTGGTCACCCGCCAAGTGGACTGCACACGGTCACCAAGCGGGCCGGTTCCTCGGTGGTCGTCCACGTCGGCGGTGACATCGACGCCAGCAACGAGGGCGCCTGGCAGGACGTGCTGAGCCGCGGCGCCGCCGAGACGGTCGCGCCCGGCCCGTTCGTCATCGACGTGTGCGACCTCGATTTCATGGGGTCGTGCGGTTATGCCGCCCTGGCGCACGAAGCAGCGCTGTGTCGCAACCGCGGCGTCACGCTGCGGCTGGTCACCAGCCAACCCATCGTCGCCCGAACCATTGCCGCGTGCGGACTGCGTCCGCTGCTGCCGACGTACGCGACCGTCGAGACGGCGCTAGCGCCGGTCAGCGATCAGGGCTGA
- a CDS encoding class I SAM-dependent methyltransferase, whose amino-acid sequence MSTAPESGPEYGSLRSDDDQWDIVSSVGYTALLVAGWRALHAVSSQPLVRDEYAKVFIAASRDPYLAGVLANPGSTDDETAFPRLYGVQTRFFDDFFGAAGDADIRQAVIVAAGLDSRAYRLEWPSGTIVFEIDLPKVLEFKARVLREHGAAPKATRVEVAADLRTDWSRPLEAAGFDTERPSAWSVEGILPYLTDEAQNTLFTRISGLSAPGSRIAIGALGSRLDHDQLEALETHHPGVNVSGDVDFSALTYEPKSEPAEWLAAHGWSVEPVRNTLELQARYGMTPPEVDVKIDSFMHSQYITAAR is encoded by the coding sequence ATGAGCACCGCGCCTGAATCCGGGCCTGAATATGGCTCGCTCCGTTCAGATGACGACCAATGGGACATCGTCAGCAGCGTCGGCTATACCGCTCTCCTGGTGGCGGGCTGGCGCGCGCTGCATGCCGTGAGCTCGCAACCGCTGGTTCGAGATGAATACGCGAAAGTGTTCATCGCCGCTTCCCGGGACCCGTATTTGGCCGGAGTGCTTGCCAATCCGGGAAGCACCGACGACGAGACGGCGTTTCCTCGGCTCTACGGTGTGCAAACGCGATTCTTCGACGACTTCTTCGGCGCCGCGGGTGACGCGGACATACGACAAGCGGTGATCGTCGCCGCTGGATTGGACTCCCGGGCGTATCGCCTGGAATGGCCGAGCGGTACAATCGTTTTCGAAATCGACCTGCCGAAAGTCCTGGAGTTCAAGGCGCGGGTCCTGCGCGAGCACGGCGCGGCCCCCAAGGCAACTCGGGTTGAGGTCGCCGCCGACTTACGCACCGACTGGTCCCGACCGTTGGAAGCGGCCGGCTTCGACACCGAACGGCCCAGCGCCTGGTCGGTGGAGGGCATATTGCCGTATCTGACCGATGAAGCCCAGAACACACTTTTCACCCGGATCAGCGGACTCAGCGCACCCGGCAGCCGAATCGCTATCGGCGCACTGGGATCGCGACTGGACCATGACCAGCTCGAAGCGCTGGAAACCCACCACCCCGGGGTCAACGTGTCTGGCGATGTGGACTTCTCCGCCCTTACCTACGAGCCCAAGAGCGAGCCCGCCGAGTGGCTGGCCGCGCACGGGTGGAGCGTTGAGCCCGTCCGCAACACCCTCGAGTTGCAGGCCCGCTACGGCATGACGCCACCGGAGGTCGACGTGAAGATCGACAGCTTCATGCACTCGCAGTACATAACGGCGGCCCGGTAA
- a CDS encoding competence/damage-inducible protein A — MPVSARAGIVVTGTEVLTGRVQDRNGPWIADRLLELGVELAHITICGDRRSDIEAQLRFMAEQGVDLIVTSGGLGPTADDMTVEVVARFCERELVLDEEVEDKIANILKKLMAHFDSKSFDAVRAANRKQAMVPSGAQVLEPVGTAPGVVVPGKPTVIVLPGPPRELQPMWHKAIETPAARQAIAGRTIYRQETIRMFGLPESGLAETLRDAQNSVAGFDSLEITTCLRRGEIEMVTRYEPDAAQAYGRLAELLRDRHGQQLYSEDGSQVDDLVARLLSGRRIATAESCTAGLLAARLTDRPGSSEYVTGGVVSYSNDAKVQLLGVDAELIETHGAVSEPVAEAMAAGALQRFGADTAVAITGIAGPGGGTPEKPVGTVCFTVRLAEGRTDTRTLRLPGNRSDIRERSATVAMHMLRRALSEQAPL, encoded by the coding sequence GTGCCGGTGAGCGCACGCGCAGGCATCGTCGTCACCGGAACCGAAGTCCTCACCGGACGCGTCCAGGACAGAAACGGCCCGTGGATCGCCGATCGGCTGCTCGAACTAGGCGTAGAGCTGGCCCACATCACCATTTGCGGCGATCGCCGCTCCGACATCGAGGCGCAACTGCGCTTCATGGCCGAGCAGGGCGTTGACTTGATCGTCACCAGCGGCGGGCTGGGTCCCACGGCCGACGACATGACCGTCGAGGTGGTGGCGCGCTTCTGCGAGCGCGAGCTGGTGCTCGACGAAGAAGTCGAAGACAAGATCGCCAACATCCTCAAAAAGCTGATGGCGCACTTCGATTCGAAGAGTTTTGACGCGGTGCGCGCGGCCAACCGCAAGCAGGCCATGGTTCCCAGCGGTGCGCAGGTACTCGAGCCGGTGGGTACCGCCCCGGGCGTCGTAGTGCCCGGAAAGCCCACGGTGATCGTGCTGCCCGGGCCCCCGCGTGAGCTTCAGCCGATGTGGCACAAGGCGATCGAAACTCCCGCGGCGCGGCAGGCGATCGCCGGCCGGACGATCTACCGTCAGGAGACCATCCGGATGTTCGGACTGCCCGAGTCGGGCCTGGCCGAAACGCTGCGCGACGCGCAGAATTCCGTCGCCGGATTCGACTCGCTGGAGATCACCACGTGCCTGCGGCGGGGCGAGATCGAAATGGTCACCCGCTACGAGCCGGACGCGGCGCAGGCTTACGGCCGACTGGCCGAGCTGCTGCGCGACCGGCACGGACAACAGCTGTACTCCGAAGACGGATCGCAGGTGGACGATCTGGTTGCCCGGTTGCTGTCCGGCCGCCGGATCGCCACCGCGGAATCCTGCACCGCGGGGCTGTTAGCCGCACGGCTGACCGACCGGCCCGGTTCGTCCGAGTATGTGACGGGCGGGGTGGTGAGCTATTCCAACGATGCGAAGGTGCAGCTGCTCGGCGTTGACGCCGAGCTGATCGAAACGCACGGCGCGGTGTCGGAACCGGTCGCCGAGGCGATGGCAGCGGGCGCATTGCAGCGGTTCGGCGCCGACACCGCCGTCGCGATCACCGGCATCGCGGGCCCGGGCGGGGGAACGCCGGAAAAGCCGGTGGGAACCGTCTGCTTCACCGTGCGGCTTGCCGAAGGCCGCACGGACACCCGGACCCTGCGGCTGCCCGGGAACCGGTCCGATATCCGTGAGCGCTCGGCGACGGTCGCGATGCACATGTTACGACGCGCGCTGAGCGAGCAGGCGCCCCTTTGA
- a CDS encoding phage holin family protein, whose translation MGPFLLRATLTGLAMWIVTHFVHGLSFVGGKTPLERVGIIFVVAVIFGLVNAFIKPIVQFLSIPLYIVTLGLFHIVVNALMLWLTARITEHTTHWGLQIDHFWWTAIWAAILLSIVSWLLSLVVRDVDRHTRS comes from the coding sequence ATGGGTCCTTTTCTCCTTCGCGCCACACTGACTGGTCTTGCCATGTGGATCGTCACCCACTTCGTTCACGGGCTGAGCTTCGTCGGCGGCAAAACGCCACTGGAGAGGGTCGGCATCATCTTCGTCGTGGCCGTCATCTTCGGTCTGGTCAACGCGTTCATCAAGCCGATCGTTCAGTTCTTGTCGATCCCGCTGTACATCGTGACCCTTGGGCTCTTCCATATCGTCGTCAACGCGTTGATGCTCTGGCTCACCGCACGCATCACCGAACACACGACGCACTGGGGGTTGCAGATCGACCACTTCTGGTGGACGGCGATCTGGGCCGCGATCCTGTTGTCGATCGTCAGCTGGCTGCTGTCGCTGGTGGTGCGCGACGTCGACCGCCACACTCGATCCTGA
- a CDS encoding MFS transporter: MVKRPALRHDAHVTTQRLSGDQRNSFIAAMLGWTMDAFDYFIVVFVYADIAKTFHISKAEVAFVTTATLIMRPVGALLFGLWADRVGRRTPLMVDVIFYSVVGFLCAFAPNFTVLMILRLLYGLGMGGEWGLGAALAMEKVPVERRGFFSGLLQEGYAFGYLLASVGSLLVMDWLGLSWRWLFALSIVPALISLIIRYRVQESEVWEAAQDQMKLTNTKLRDVLRDGKIVRRFFYLVALMTAFNWMSHGTQDVYPTFLGSTANHGAGLDSVTVKWIVVVYNIGAIVGGLFFGTLSQRFSRRYTVVFCAILGLPIVPLFAYSRTAAMLCLGSFLMQVCVQGAWGVIPAHLTEMSPDAIRGLYPGVTYQLGNLLAAFNLPIQEHLAETHGYPFALTVTIVPVLLAVAFLTLVGKDATGIRFGTAETAFLPTKVT, encoded by the coding sequence ATGGTCAAACGGCCCGCGTTGCGCCACGATGCTCACGTGACAACTCAACGCCTCAGTGGCGATCAACGGAACTCGTTCATTGCGGCGATGTTGGGCTGGACGATGGATGCCTTCGATTACTTCATCGTGGTGTTCGTATATGCCGACATCGCAAAGACTTTTCACATCAGTAAGGCTGAGGTCGCCTTCGTCACGACCGCCACCCTGATCATGCGCCCGGTGGGCGCATTGCTATTCGGCCTGTGGGCCGACCGGGTTGGCCGGCGGACCCCGCTGATGGTGGACGTGATCTTTTACTCGGTGGTCGGCTTCCTCTGCGCTTTCGCGCCCAACTTCACTGTGCTGATGATTCTGCGGTTGCTCTACGGACTTGGCATGGGCGGTGAATGGGGGCTGGGAGCAGCACTCGCGATGGAGAAGGTTCCCGTCGAGCGACGCGGCTTTTTCTCCGGACTGTTGCAGGAGGGCTACGCATTCGGTTATCTGCTGGCGAGTGTGGGATCGCTGCTGGTGATGGATTGGCTGGGATTGTCCTGGCGCTGGTTGTTCGCCCTGTCCATCGTCCCGGCTTTGATCAGCCTGATCATCCGCTACCGGGTGCAGGAGTCCGAGGTGTGGGAGGCCGCCCAGGACCAGATGAAGCTCACCAACACCAAGCTGCGCGATGTGCTGCGCGACGGCAAGATCGTACGCCGGTTCTTCTACCTGGTGGCGCTGATGACGGCCTTCAACTGGATGAGCCACGGCACGCAGGACGTCTATCCGACATTCTTGGGGTCGACGGCCAACCACGGCGCCGGCCTGGACAGCGTGACGGTCAAGTGGATCGTGGTGGTCTACAACATCGGCGCCATCGTCGGCGGCTTGTTCTTCGGCACGCTGTCGCAGCGCTTCAGCCGCCGCTACACGGTGGTCTTCTGTGCGATTTTGGGACTACCGATCGTCCCGCTGTTCGCGTACTCGCGGACCGCGGCAATGCTGTGCCTCGGCTCGTTTTTGATGCAGGTCTGCGTGCAGGGAGCCTGGGGGGTGATTCCCGCGCATTTGACCGAGATGTCGCCGGACGCCATTCGCGGCCTCTACCCCGGCGTGACCTATCAGCTTGGCAATCTGCTCGCCGCGTTCAACCTGCCCATCCAGGAACACCTGGCGGAGACGCACGGCTATCCGTTCGCGTTGACCGTCACCATCGTGCCGGTGTTGCTCGCGGTGGCGTTCCTGACGCTGGTTGGAAAGGATGCGACCGGAATCCGGTTTGGTACCGCCGAAACTGCATTTCTACCAACAAAAGTGACGTGA
- a CDS encoding MTH1187 family thiamine-binding protein: MSVLVAFSVTPLGVGEGVGEIVAEAVRVVRDSGLPNKTDSMFTVIEGDSWEEVMAVVQRAVEAVAARAPRVSTVIKADWRAGVQDAMTEKVATVERYLADD, encoded by the coding sequence GTGTCCGTACTCGTCGCGTTTTCCGTCACCCCGCTCGGCGTCGGCGAGGGCGTTGGCGAAATCGTTGCCGAAGCGGTTCGGGTGGTGCGCGACTCCGGGCTGCCCAACAAGACGGATTCGATGTTCACCGTGATCGAAGGCGATAGCTGGGAGGAAGTGATGGCGGTCGTGCAGCGCGCCGTCGAGGCCGTTGCCGCCCGGGCCCCCAGGGTCAGCACGGTGATCAAGGCGGACTGGCGGGCCGGCGTCCAGGACGCGATGACGGAGAAAGTCGCGACGGTCGAGCGCTATCTCGCCGACGACTAG